The genomic region CAGGGATGGGTCCAGATGCATTTGCGAACATATGGGGTCACTTTTGAAATATGCAGCTGTAGATATTGTAACATTACCAAGATTTTCACGGAATTGTATCGGGATGCTTTTGTGTGTGGAAAAGAATAACTAGTTTCCTACCTCTTCatcttttttttgcaggaaagactaaaataaatctagaaaaatgcAATCACCAATGCCAATTCTAGAATTGGAATCTTGGTGGGCTAGGATACCACTGTTCTCCTAACCATCGAATCATTTGCTTCTGCCTTTTCATCTTAATAATTCACACATCCATATTTATATTTATTATAAACAATTGTGAGTAGGAGTAATAAAATTCAGCACAAATCAATCAGTGGCGGGAGAAACAACGCCACAACCGGTGTAGGCAAACATGCCTACACAAAAAGCATAATATTGCATCATCTATCCTACGTGAAATGTTAAGTTATTTTTAATTAAAGATAAAttatttgcctcatctattaagtAAGAAAAGACATGGGAGGAGCGTTTTGGCTACTGGGAGCATTTACTCCTGGATGAGCGGTACCGCCAAAAAGGTTGTAAATCGTTtttaaaaaattctgattttttatgGATGTTCGTGTTAGTGTCGCAACCTTGCTTGACAaatttcatgcgattcggaatatCAGTGTTTCATCGGTGAAAAACCAAATTTGGGGTGACATTTTGGGGCAGCATTTGATGTTCATATTTGTTTTGTTTTCATAGGCCAAAATGTTTAACCTTTTTGCCCAAAACTTTGCAGTAGCATTTGGATCTAAGTATAAATACATAAAATAATTGTTGGAATTTTTGTAACATTTCAAAAAATTGTTTTTCACACGCAGGAGCACATGCTCCTGGGAGCCAAATTGGATTTCCGGAGAATGACTCTAAATAAAATAAAAGGACAATAGAGTGTGTGTTAGAAGCCGAAAATGTGCTCATTTTTATTGTATTCATTTGATGCTTTATTTTGAGTAATATAAAAAGCACGATGGTGAGGCCGACCCCGCCAAACAAAGGATCAGGCGCTCGCGGAATTGGATCGCCGACGGGTTGACCGTATACTGGGAGCGCCCACACAGGTCGCCAACAAACGGAGTGCACGCAGACAGATACTGCTCTCACGCACATGCTCCTACGTGTTATCCTACGCACCAACACGCTCCCCGGCAACCCCGATGGGTCGATCCGCTGCAGAGCCCGCCACTTGTGTTCTGCCGCACCAAAAAAACCACGGTCTTGCTGGCTTCCCACCGTATCAGGTCGTCTTCCTGCCCGGCCGCACGCTGGTTGAGCGGTTTCCTGCAACCTATAAATCCCGCCGGATCACCTCGCTCTGCCCATCTCATCTCACTCGCATTCACTCAACTGATACTACTAGCTAGTCCACTTCCTTCGGATCTCTTGCCACCAAGCTCTGCTCCCGCCAAGATGTCGACGGTGACCCGCGCCTACCTCGACCAGAGGCTCGCCGCCGCCAAGCGCTGCTCCAAAGGTAACGGTTCGGGCCTCAGGCCAGCACTGCTCTGCTCGTATATCCCACCCATTGCAGCCTATGCTTGTGCTGAAACCTGACCTGGATTAACATTTCCCTACGTTGATCCgaaactgcagaggctgccatgGCGGGAGCCAAGGCGGCGGCCGTCGCCACCGTCGCTGCCGCAGTGCCCACAGTAAGTAGCCGTTCAGTTCTTCAGTTCCAGAGTTCATAGCACATATCTCATGAATGCGTCACCTGTAATTTCAGCTGGCGAGCGTGAGGATGCTGCCGTGGGCGAAGGCGCACCTGAACCCGACCGGGCAGGCCCTCATCATCTCCACCGTCGCCGGGATGgcctacttcatcgtcgccgacaAGACCATCCTCTCCATGGCCAGGAAGCACTCGTACGAGACGGCGCCAGAGCACCTCAAGAACACCTCCTTCAACTAAATTAGACAGTAGATCCATTAGTAGTGCGCAATAAACCATGTACGCCCGTCGCCAGTCGGCCTTTAGCCCTGTATAATGTTCAATTGTTCAGTGAGGTGCGATCAGGCGAGGCGATACCTGCAGCGCGAATGGTGGTGTACTGCTGTTCTCTGCGAgcaataactaattatgt from Triticum aestivum cultivar Chinese Spring chromosome 4A, IWGSC CS RefSeq v2.1, whole genome shotgun sequence harbors:
- the LOC123088017 gene encoding early nodulin-93-like, with translation MSTVTRAYLDQRLAAAKRCSKEAAMAGAKAAAVATVAAAVPTLASVRMLPWAKAHLNPTGQALIISTVAGMAYFIVADKTILSMARKHSYETAPEHLKNTSFN